The Rhopalosiphum maidis isolate BTI-1 chromosome 1, ASM367621v3, whole genome shotgun sequence genome has a segment encoding these proteins:
- the LOC113550089 gene encoding LOW QUALITY PROTEIN: ribosomal RNA-processing protein 7 homolog A (The sequence of the model RefSeq protein was modified relative to this genomic sequence to represent the inferred CDS: inserted 2 bases in 1 codon), whose protein sequence is MEDCVGFKVLPVKVNENSKAVRHLFLKMHLTREKCAQKPEYQTLFVVGVPGFCNQKIMKHAFRRCGKVKSVFFHNEPTPIEPEVIPSKYFIPKLIKGFKVAYVVFAHTSGLENALSLKCTESEPFILSTQSAPITNIINRWCENYNDNIVDVKELQSEIDTYMTEYDXKHQQQRIQIEKETVDNEDEDGWKTVSKKGRNPGFARKEVIKNNIMKNEAKKKIKKTLKNFYRFQIKETKINQLMELRNKFDNDKSKIELLKQSRKFKPF, encoded by the exons ATGGAAGACTGTGTTGGCTTTAAAG TTCTCCCTGTAAAAGTCAATGAGAATTCCAAAGCTGTtcgtcatttatttttaaaaatgcaccTAACCAGGGAAAAATGTGCTCAAAAACCAGAATATCAGACATTGTTTGTTGTTGGTGTTCCTGGATTTTGTAATCaa aaaattatgaaaCACGCATTTCGTCGATGTGGTAAAGTAAAATCTGTATTTTTTCACAATGAACCCACTCCAATTGAACCAGAAGTAATaccatcaaaatatttcattccaaaattaattaag GGCTTTAAAGTGGCTTATGTCGTGTTTGCACATACATCTGGCTTGGAAAATGCATTATCACTGAAATGTACTGAAAGTGAACCTTTTATATTGTCCACACAATCTGCTCCTATCACAAACATAATCAACC gatgGTGTGAGAATTACAATGACAATATTGTTGATGTAAAAGAATTACAATCTGAGATTGATACATACATGACTGAATATGA AAAACATCAGCAGCAGCGAATACAGATTGAAAAAGAAACAGTTGACAATGAAGACGAAGATGGGTGGAAAACTGtttctaaaaa AGGACGAAATCCAGGATTTGCACGCAAAGAagttattaagaataatataatgaaaaatgagGCTAAGAAAAAGATAAAGAAAACACTGAAAAACTTTTATCGATTTCAAATTAAAGAGACTAAAATAAAtc AATTGATGGAGTTACGTAACAAGTTTGATAATgacaaatcaaaaattgaattacttaAACAGAGCAGAAAATTTAAACCTTTTTAA